In a single window of the Trichoderma breve strain T069 chromosome 6, whole genome shotgun sequence genome:
- a CDS encoding TPR/MLP1/MLP2-like protein domain-containing protein, whose translation MAAVDVDVGYIAGHLGLDQPVVATLTTQPTIDLVTTLLQAVAAKAHEFETLYAEKLQTDIELENAVRNSETKSQTFKGTAEKALKDVEEARQRLKEEETKRQSLENELQSLKAKYSDHDAEVKALNDKIETLQSSNRTNLSIIESNNKRDQTLTEELTKQHQRNVELAREVTTLQQSEQNAKGQLNSAKYRQDALQQQLDLARQNAEWLETELKTKSDEALKYRKEKGSRIAELQRQNEDAKAQVDALKRSEQQLRERLDAMQAKADDALVKLQKQEGSFAATVESYKQELDAQRRLVEMSEQLSKKHQDRVRELESEKERLKDNYENELRRVRLELESERRVTTEMEERIQRLESDLDETRVRMEHAAPASSLPQTPQLNGSTFARANSPFGTPGSGRNKSTITATQAIEQLYQVKGQLASEKRRNQQLAEELDGMIAALEAKTPEIQELQSEAETLRNEIAHMSELSQQSFEERDAARKAARKAESTLATAQSESKILRTQLRDLGTQIQMLVFNIYAMERGMDQLTEEEKYRLQQLEKGEITEEALSDMSDTHQFITQKLVVFKDIKSLQAKNEDLLRITRELAEQMESEEALAAKHQAKEDHDLVEKLQQDLTHMMEEIKSAKITMESYKMERDMFRRLLQQRGAGDDPSSHMRHSIGGQMPIGSIETGEQTETLTEALRKIQAEYDSFRDAQDGVRKDFRDQIDHLSSEKNALQTANIKLQGEARLEFERREMLQSNYVALQNENSELQKRTQILSETAAKQDIRVQQVAEELIEVKGLLDSMRNETANLKAEKKLWKDIQERMSKDNDSLIEEKNRLGNLLTAQQSLENERNITESEARRKAQTKIETLELELSTAQKKLSQAVEDSQHLQQRKEYEAKESQKRIDDLMASLSQLREEHISIKTSRDHLQARVDELTVELRSAEERAGRLQPRPTPRPGLMTDSNVRQQELEAEIQDLNNDISDLKRDLDMANTQLENAKAQAEQYKELSQGNEEALEDLRASQDEYRQEMESLIQQKDARIKELGQQIEDLSAELSRSNTELSTIRDSQGEIARKYEDEKTILEEEIKRLKEESSRHIEAARYHQQDLRAQAEIASKAQQDYEKELVKHAEAAKLVQELRNEYNEYKRESASLRAEAESAKVTLAQSESSWEDRRLQLEQEMAELKQRREDANAQNKLLHQQLESLTGQIAAMQQNRSNIADADEAISPVGMGDAIEGMRELNGYLRREKEILEVQYDMKMNESKRLQQQVEYLQSQLDETRLKLDQERQASQSGNTSMAHKDLMEKLHELNLYRESSMALRTENNQLKDQITEKNKKVDEMTQKIQPLESEIDNLNTQKSFLEEEIKQIQEDRDRWQKRTEGILTKYGRVDPAEMEQLKQTIADLEKERDALKEGEQPLQAKVAELESTLETERTNWSNTRARLAEQFKERSRKLTGEKNEASQRANSLQEQLDEANAAKQKQAEQFNEERAEYLKQLHAFQQQVEELEAVNAQKLGAQQQLERLRSELQTATSERDTPEAGEGQAAVNGLSDAERKQLESKLAAAEAKAAEFEQKANEVEAKIQQTIKERSDRMKDTLNNKLKESRAKLEEEFKKKDDDLKLHFEQEKRIWQIENASQAAPAKETSAAEQQPPSTPAKVEAPSVPPTPAPSGPPDLSQLDDSSIRQFLASNATVKNIIAANIRKKMDAESAKIKSEYEGKITAARDQAQLMESKKSTLRINMAENKLRHATAKLGVVETAANETPQKPVVEVWEVAKATQAPPPAPAAAKPPAPASATTTPVRQPSISGSTPASTAAPPATTPSQAATQPPPEPKAADSAAPAGGNIQPPQASNPFAVPTTGGSAAPNPFVQTDAAAAPAAQPAQPQQGLPQAQQPTQAPQPSQLPQIPPQPQQQGQMPVRSGIPMPRGGGRGRGGAYVPPSQRGAAGNEAGQGHAGRGGRGGARGGRGGMNAAASEFQPGAKRPRGDSEAAGAGAKRARGAH comes from the exons ATGGCGGCGGTCGATGTCGACGTCGGCTACATCGCAGGCCACCTGGGCCTTGACCAGCCTGTGGTGGCTACTCTGACGACGCAGCCCACCATTGATCTAGTCACTACTCTGCTGCAGGCCGTGGCTGCCAAGGCACACGAGTTCGAGACTCTCTACGCCGAGAAGCTCCAGACCGACATTGAACTGGAGAATGCAGTTCGAAACTCCGAGACCAAGTCCCAGACCTTCAAGGGTACCGCCGAAAAGGCTCTCAAGGatgtggaagaagcccgaCAGCGCCTCAAGGAAGAGG AAACGAAACGACAGTCCTTAGAGAACGAGCTTCAAAGTCTGAAAGCCAAGTACTCCGATCACGATGCCGAAGTCAAGGCCCTCAACGACAAGATTGAGACTCTCCAATCTTCCAACCGAACGAACCTCAGCATCATCGAATCCAATAACAAGCGCGACCAGACCTTGACCGAGGAACTCACCAAGCAGCACCAGCGAAATGTTGAGCTCGCCCGAGAAGTAACCACTCTTCAGCAGTCGGAGCAAAATGCCAAGGGACAGCTGAACAGCGCCAAGTATCGACAGGATGCACTCCAACAGCAACTTGATTTGGCACGTCAGAATGCCGAATGGCTCGAGACGGAGCTGAAAACCAAGAGCGACGAGGCCCTCAAGTACCGCAAGGAAAAGGGCTCCAGGATTGCCGAGCTCCAGAGACAGAACGAAGACGCCAAGGCCCAGGTTGACGCTCTGAAACGCtctgagcagcagctccgcGAGCGACTTGATGCTATgcaggccaaggctgacGATGCTCTTGTCAAATTGCAAAAGCAGGAGGGCTCCTTTGCGGCCACTGTCGAGAGCTACAAGCAAGAATTGGACGCCCAACGACGCCTTGTTGAAATGTCCGAGCAGCTCAGCAAGAAACACCAGGACCGTGTGCGAGAGTTGGAGTCTGAGAAGGAGCGCCTCAAAGATAATTACGAAAACGAACTTCGGCGTGTTCGCTTAGAGCTGGAATCGGAACGCCGTGTTACCaccgagatggaggagcgAATTCAACGACTTGAGAGCGACCTGGACGAAACCCGTGTCCGCATGGAGCACGCTGCTCCTGCGTCATCGTTACCGCAGACCCCCCAGCTGAATGGTTCAACTTTTGCGCGGGCCAACTCTCCCTTTGGAACCCCTGGCTCTGGACGAAACAAGTCGACCATCACTGCCACCCAAGCGATTGAGCAGCTTTACCAGGTCAAGGGTCAGCTTGCCAGCGAGAAGCGGCGAAACCAGCAGCTCGCCGAAGAGCTCGATGGCATGATTGCTGCTTTGGAAGCTAAAACACCAGAAATCCAGGAGCTTCAGTCCGAAGCCGAGACTCTTCGAAATGAGATTGCACACATGTCTGAGCTGTCACAGCAGAGTTTCGAAGAGCGGGATGCGGCGAGAAAGGCGGCGAGGAAGGCAGAAAGCACGCTTGCTACTGCACAGTCTGAGAGCAAGATTCTACGTACTCAACTGAGAGATTTGGGCACACAGATTCAGATGCTCGTCTTCAACATCTATGCCATGGAAAGGGGCATGGATCAGCTAACTGAGGAGGAAAAGTACCGCCTACAGCAGCTTGAGAAGGGCGAGATCACCGAGGAGGCCCTGTCCGACATGTCGGATACTCACCAGTTTATTACTCAGAAGTTGGTGGTTTTCAAGGACATCAAGTCTTTACAGGCCAAGAATGAGGACCTCCTGCGCATCACCCGCGAACTCGCCGAGCAGATGGAAAGCGAAGAGGCCTTGGCTGCCAAGCATCAGGCCAAGGAGGACCACGACTTGgttgagaagctgcagcaggacCTCACCCATATGATGGAGGAGATCAAGTCTGCTAAAATCACTATGGAAAGCTACAAGATGGAGCGTGATATGTTCCGACGCCTTCTTCAGCAACGTGGCGCCGGCGATGATCCTTCTTCCCACATGCGCCATTCTATCGGTGGTCAGATGCCAATCGGCAGCATTGAGACCGGAGAGCAGACTGAGACTCTGACAGAAGCCCTGCGTAAGATCCAGGCAGAGTACGACAGCTTCCGGGACGCTCAGGATGGTGTACGAAAGGACTTTAGAGATCAAATCGATCATCTGTCATCAGAGAAGAACGCACTCCAGactgccaacatcaagctACAGGGCGAGGCTAGGCTAGAGTTTGAACGACGGGAGATGCTTCAGAGCAACTACGTTGCCCTTCAGAATGAAAATTCTGAGCTCCAGAAGAGGACCCAGATTCTTTCCGAGACCGCCGCTAAGCAGGACATTAGGGTTCAACAAGTGGCGGAAGAACTTATCGAAGTCAAGGGCCTCCTGGACAGTATGCGAAACGAGACAGCCAATCtcaaggcggagaagaagctttgGAAGGATATTCAAGAGCGCATGAGCAAGGACAATGACTCATTgattgaggagaagaatagGCTGGGCAACCTCTTGACGGCTCAACAATCCCTGGAAAACGAACGCAACATTACCGAATCCGAGGCTCGCCGCAAAGCTCAAACCAAGATTGAAACGTTGGAGCTTGAGTTGAGCACTgcgcagaagaagctttcCCAAGCCGTAGAGGACTCTCAGCACCTGCAACAGAGGAAGGAATACGAGGCAAAGGAGTCTCAGAAGCGGATTGATGATCTCATGGCCAGCCTGAGCCAACTCCGAGAGGAGCACATCAGCATCAAGACGTCCCGCGACCACCTTCAAGCTCGCGTTGATGAGTTGACTGTAGAACTCCGAAGTGCCGAAGAGCGCGCTGGTCGCCTACAGCCTCGTCCCACGCCTCGACCAGGCCTCATGACAGATAGCAACGTGCGCCAGCAAGAGCTTGAAGCCGAGATTCAGGATCTCAACAATGATATTTCTGACCTCAAGCGCGACCTCGACATGGCCAACACGCAGTTGGAAAACGCAAAGGCTCAGGCCGAGCAGTACAAGGAGCTGAGTCAGGGCAACGAGGAGGCTTTGGAAGATTTGCGAGCCTCACAGGACGAGTACCgacaggagatggagagtcTTATTCAACAAAAGGATGCGAGAATCAAGGAGCTGGGTCAGCAGATTGAAGATTTGTCTGCTGAACTGTCGCGATCCAACACCGAACTGTCCACCATTCGGGACTCCCAGGGAGAAATTGCACGCAAGTACGAAGATGAGAAGACAATACTAGAGGAGGAGATTAAGCGGCTCAAGGAAGAAAGCAGTCGACACATTGAAGCTGCTCGATATCATCAGCAGGATCTTCGTGCTCAGGCTGAGATTGCTTCGAAAGCCCAGCAGGACTACGAGAAGGAGCTTGTTAAGCATGCTGAAGCCGCCAAGCTGGTTCAGGAATTGCGCAACGAGTATAACGAGTACAAGCGAGAGTCTGCATCACTGCGCGCGGAAGCAGAATCCGCCAAGGTCACGCTCGCGCAAAGTGAGAGCTCTTGGGAAGACCGAAGACTACAGCTGGAGCAGGAGATGGCTGAACTCAAACAAAGGCGTGAGGATGCCAACGCGCAGAACAAGCTTCTGCATCAGCAACTCGAAAGCTTGACCGGCCAGATTGCAGCTATGCAGCAAAACCGCAGCAACATCGCTGATGCGGATGAGGCCATATCACCCGTTGGCATGGGCGATGCCATCGAGGGCATGCGAGAGTTGAATGGATACCTGCGTCGCGAAAAAGAGATTCTGGAAGTTCAGTACGATATGAAGATGAACGAATCGAAGCGGCTGCAGCAACAAGTCGAGTATTTGCAGTCACAGCTGGATGAGACTCGTCTGAAGCTCGATCAAGAGCGCCAGGCTTCGCAAAGCGGCAACACTTCCATGGCTCACAAGGATctgatggagaagctgcacgaGCTTAACCTCTACCGCGAGAGCAGCATGGCTCTTCGGACGGAGAATAACCAACTCAAGGATCAGATCAccgagaagaacaagaaggtCGACGAGATGACGCAGAAGATTCAGCCTCTTGAGAGCGAGATTGACAACCTAAACACTCAAAAGTCgttcttggaagaagagattaaGCAAATTCAGGAGGATCGCGATCGCTGGCAGAAGAGGACCGAGGGCATCCTGACCAAGTATGGTCGTGTTGACCCAGCcgagatggagcagctgaaaCAGACAATTGCCGACCTCGAAAAGGAGCGGGATGCTCTCAAAGAGGGCGAACAGCCACTGCAGGCCAAGGTCGCTGAACTTGAGTCGACTCTCGAAACCGAACGGACCAACTGGTCAAATACACGAGCCAGGCTCGCAGAGCAGTTCAAAGAACGTTCCCGAAAGCTCACTGGCGAAAAGAACGAAGCTAGCCAGCGAGCTAACAGCCTACAAGAGCAGCTTGACGAGGCTAATGCtgccaagcagaagcaagcgGAGCAGTTCAATGAGGAGAGGGCGGAATATCTGAAGCAACTCCAtgctttccagcagcaggTCGAG GAGCTAGAGGCAGTCAATGCCCAGAAACTAggagcacagcagcagctcgagagaCTCCGGAGCGAATTACAGACGGCTACCTCGGAGCGCGACA CGCCGGAGGCTGGAGAGGGTCAAGCAGCTGTGAATGGCTTGTCAGATGCCGAGAGGAAACAGTTGGAAAGCAAActtgctgccgccgaggcAAAGGCTGCCGAATTTGAGCAGAAGGCAAACGAAGTTGAAGCCAAGATCCAGCAAACGATTAAGGAACGATCGGACAGAATGAAGGACACGCTGAACAACAAACTCAAGGAGAGCCGTGCCAAGTTGGAGGAAgagttcaagaagaaagatgatgatCTCAAGCTCCACTTCGAGCAAGAGAAACGAATCTGGCAGATCGAGAACGCATCCCAAGCAGCGCCTGCAAAGGAAACCTCGGCTGCCGAGCAGCAACCGCCAAGCACCCCAGCCAAGGTTGAAGCACCCTCAGTACCAccaactccagctccaaGCGGGCCACCTGATCTCTCGCAATTAGACGATTCCTCCATTCGACAGTTCTTGGCTTCTAACGCTACCGTCAAGAATATCATAGCGGCCAACATtcgcaagaagatggatgcGGAAAGCGCCAAAATCAAGTCTGAGTATGAAGGCAAAATCACAGCCGCGCGTGACCAAGCTCAACTCATGGAGTCTAAGAAGTCCACTCTCCGGATCAATATGGCGGAGAACAAGCTTAGACATGCGACCGCGAAACTTGGCGTAGTTGAGACAGCCGCGAACGAGACGCCACAGAAGCCTGTGGTTGAAGTCTGGGAGGTTGCCAAAGCGACCCaggctcctcctccggcaccagcagcagccaaaccCCCGGCTCCAGCCTCAGCTACGACCACGCCAGTAAGGCAACCGTCCATCTCTGGCAGCACACCTGCTTCAACTGCCGCTCCTCCTG CGACAACTCCTTCACAAGCCGCTACTCAACCTCCTCCAGAGCCCAAGGCAGCAGACTCGGCTGCACCTGCGGGCGGAAACATCCAACCTCCCCAGGCTTCAAATCCGTTCGCAGTGCCTACGACGGGTGGCTCTGCTGCTCCCAACCCATTTGTGCAGACggatgctgccgctgccccAGCGGCCCAACCTGCCCAGCCACAACAAGGCTTGCCACAAGCACAACAACCAACTCAAGCACCACAGCCATCACAACTTCCTCAAATCCCACCTCAACCCCAGCAGCAGGGACAGATGCCAGTGCGGTCTGGCATCCCAATGCCTCGCGGCGGCGGGCGTGGACGTGGAGGAGCATACGTGCCTCCTAGCCAAAGAGGAGCGGCCGGTAACGAAGCTGGACAGGGCCATGCTGGCCGTGGCGGACGCGGAGGTGCACGAGGAGGTCGCGGCGGCATGAATGCGGCTGCATCTGAGTTCCAGCCGGGAGCGAAGCGTCCCAGAGGCGACTCAGAAGCCGCCGGTGCTGGAGCAAAGAGAGCAAGAGGAGCTCACTAA
- a CDS encoding glycolipid 2-alpha-mannosyltransferase domain-containing protein has product MCKTGLEGMSPTFDIGSLSFFRSQSHQDLFNHLDAAGDLTSQPLRDMAVPTISASMFLPQKSVWNYRKRDARHAYRPSPPEHTQKPKLKVFEHKLGFNLRGRNRMVGPQSRDSIREQERNPHESMAEYFVLWNLMAQDLSRQDAIPGLQSGNTVIDERNFSLGSKKSTG; this is encoded by the coding sequence ATGTGCAAGACGGGGCTGGAAGGAATGTCACCGACGTTTGACATTGGGTCTCTATCATTCTTTcgaagccaaagccaccaaGATTTGTTTAATCACCTGGATGCCGCTGGCGACCTTACCAGCCAACCGCTGCGAGACATGGCCGTGCCCACCATCAGTGCCAGCATGTTTCTTCCCCAGAAGAGCGTTTGGAACTATCGCAAAAGGGATGCGCGGCATGCATACCGGCCGAGTCCTCCCGAACACACGCAAAAGCCGAAACTGAAAGTGTTTGAGCACAAGTTGGGGTTCAATCTCAGAGGGCGGAACCGGATGGTTGGACCGCAGAGTCGGGATAGCATCCGGGAACAAGAGAGGAACCCTCACGAGAGCATGGCCGAGTACTTTGTGCTCTGGAACCTCATGGCTCAAGATCTCAGTAGACAGGATGCTATCCCTGGCTTGCAGTCTGGCAACACGGTGATTGACGAGAGGAATTTTTCACTGGGCTCCAAAAAGTCGACTGGCTAG
- a CDS encoding putative necrosis-inducing factor has protein sequence MKSISILAGLTAAAVVAAAPAEFQNSTDVTWTPSPSDQTTCDPSSFSQAPIAGAADWRYCAALSSAWANENGTFSIHDVSGSAFIPVLKTEGCVLGVKASEQGQGPYTIGDQDVKAILRIALEDYSEGTDLSVEGSVKCNVASGGRSDLQWQIAGQ, from the coding sequence ATGaagtccatctccatcttggccggcctgactgctgctgcagttgTGGCTGCTGCCCCTGCTGAATTCCAGAACAGCACGGACGTTACTTGGACCCCGTCCCCGTCGGATCAGACAACCTGCGATccatccagcttctcccaAGCTCCCATCGCCGGTGCCGCCGACTGGCGCTATTGCGCTGCTCTCTCGAGCGCCTGGGCCAACGAGAACGGAACATTCAGCATCCACGACGTCTCCGGCAGTGCCTTTATCCCCGTCCTCAAGACCGAAGGCTGCGTCTTGGGCGTCAAGGCCTCTGAGCAGGGCCAGGGACCCTACACCATAGGAGACCAGGACGTCAAGGCCATCCTCAGAATCGCGCTTGAGGACTACTCGGAAGGAACCGACCTCTCTGTTGAGGGCAGCGTCAAGTGCAACGTTGCCAGTGGCGGCCGATCCGACCTCCAATGGCAAATCGCCGGCCAGTAA
- a CDS encoding glycolipid 2-alpha-mannosyltransferase domain-containing protein, whose protein sequence is MAKKRTTTASSPCWYMPITLAWIFLLVQMSSFVHGLAISSATDQKPRAAFVSLAHENDLSALLSSISQLEETFNHRYQYHWIFFSTQPLSEEFRQQTSNATGAPAAFNTLSPAQTGGQYVSEIGRQVQSLDQISRWNSGPFASENRLRDYDWIWRIEPGAQFTHDITFDVFRFMRDHEIAYGFNEALLDKDEIRTHSRPVISFIDKHPDLLHADADLSWLLDYNDGSTAANIRGNESGGRHRIGNWWADLISLMMQGSLSRPDYGIADGQQDKNYDSDADEVGSPAEAFAS, encoded by the exons ATGGCCAAGAAACGCACTACGACTGCCTCGTCGCCCTGTTGGTACATGCCAATTACCCTGGCTTGGATCTTTCTCTTGGTCCAGATGTCATCGTTCGTGCATGGCCTCGCCATCTCTTCCGCTACTGATCAAAAACCCAGAGCAGCTTTCGTCTCCCTCGCCCATGAGAACGATCTGTCTGCGCTcctttcttccatctcccaACTGGAAGAGACTTTCAATCACCGATACCAATACCACTggatcttcttcagcacccAGCCCCTGAGCGAAGAGTTCAGGCAGCAGACTTCGAATGCAACCGGTGCC CCAGCGGCATTCAACACGCTATCGCCGGCTCAGACTGGTGGCCAGTATGTCTCCGAAATTGGCCGACAGGTGCAGTCCCTTGACCAGATATCTCGCTGGAACTCGGGACCATTTGCCAGTGAAAATCGGTTGAGAGATTACGACTGGATTTGGAGAATTGAGCCAGGC GCTCAGTTTACCCACGACATTACGTTTGACGTGTTCCGCTTTATGCGAGACCACGAGATTGCTTACGGCTTTAACGAGGCcttgctggacaaggacgagATACGGACTCATTCACGGCCAGTGATTTCCTTCATCGACAAACACCCAGATTTGCTGCACGCAGACGCGGATTTGTCGTGGCTCTTGGACTACAACGATGGGTCGACTGCTGCGAATATTCGGGGCAACGAGTCTGGGGGCCGCCATCGTATTGGCAACTGGTGGGCTGACTTGATCAGCTTGATGATGCAGGGCAGTCTCAGTCGTCCCGACTACGGTATTGCTGACGGGCAACAGGACAAGAACTACGATAGTGACGCCGATGAAGTGGGATCCCCTGCCGAAGCATTTGCGTCCTAG